From Deinococcota bacterium:
TGATGAAGGGCGACCGCAGCAGGCGGGCGGGCTTCTACGCGCTCAAGCTGGCGATCATGGCCCTAAACGGCGGCAAAGAGGTCTTCCCCACGCAGCTGCCCGCCGGCACCAGCGACGTCATGGCCATCACCACGCGCGAAGCGCCGCAGGGCTACAACCTGCTCATGAGCAACCGCTCCGAGAGCGCAGCCCACGACGTTCAGGTCGATGTCTCGGCGCTGCTCGGCTCCGGCAGCGCGGAACTCTACCGCTTCGACGACGCCCGCAGGGGCGCCGAGAGCACCGAGAGGCTGGCGCTGCTCGAGGTCTCCGGCGGCCAGTTGCGCTTCAACCTGCCCCCGCAGTCGGTGGTGCTGGTCCGCTTCCAGCCCTGAGGCAGAGCAAAGGGGCACCTCCGCTTCCCACGGGCCCTTGCCCGTTCACCTCGCTCCTTTGGGCCTGAGCCGGCGACCGCGCCCAGCCTGAAGACTAGCGACGAGGCGCGCGGCTCAACTCGACAAGCTTTTCGTAGTCGTCGGGCGTGACCGGATCATCCAAAGCTGCCTTGTTGCGCCGCAGCGCGCCGCAGGCCCGGCAGCGGCTCACGATCAGCCAGCCCTTCTTGGCGCTGTGATCCACGGCCACGGGCTCGAGCAGACCGCCGCAGTCCGAGGCGCGGTCGCCGGGATAGATGTCTAGGTGCAAGGAGTAGAGACAGCGCGGGCAGTGGTTGCGGCAACCTCCGCCCGCCAAGGGGGGCACCTCGAGCCCGCAGTGGAGGCAGCTGAAGCCGGTGTTCCGGCCTTGCGCGATAAACCGCCGCATGCTTATGAGTCTATGCGCGGTCGGGGCGCCCTGTGGTCTTCCCGCGTCCCACTCCCCTAGTCCTCACGCGCTAGGCGCTCGAGGGAGGGGTGGAGGTCACGCCCGTTACTTCGCCAGCATCGGCCCCAGGCGGCGGCCGCCGAAGAGGTGCATGTGCAGGTGGTAGACCTCCTGGCCGCCGTCACGGCCGCAGTTGATCATGACGCGGTAGCCGCTCTCGGCTACGCCCTCCTCGCGCGCCAGCCTGGCGGCGACGGTGAAGAGCCGGCCCAGGACGGGCTCGTCTTCCTCGCTGGCGTCGTTGATGGAGGCAATGGCCTTGTTGGGGACGATCAGGACGTGGGTGGGCGCCTGCGGGTTGATGTCGCGAAAGGCGGTCACCAGCTCGTCCTGGTAGAGGATGTCGGCGGGCACTTCGCGGCGGATGATCCTGCTGAAGACCGTCTCCTGTCCTTCTTGTCCTTCTTGCGGCATGGTTTTCTCCTTTTCATGCTAGCGCGGACTGCTTACCGGCCTGCTTGGGGTCGGGCGTCAAGCGCGTCCATGCGGTAGACCGGCGAGATCTGCTTGGGCCCATCGATGTTGAGCTCGAGGTCGCGCAAGAGGCCGTCCGCCAAGCGGTAGATCCAGCCGTGAACGGTGAGGTCCTGGCTCCGCGCCCAGGCGTTTTGCACGATGGTCGTGTGGCAGACGTTGGCGACCTGCTGGCCGACGTTGAGCTCGCAGAGCAGGTCGAGCCGGCCGTCGCCCGCAGCCTCGAGCTCGGCCTGGTAGCGCCACGACACGTCGCGGACGTTGCGCAGCCAGTTGTCGATGAGCCCGTACTGGCGTGCGTCGAGCGCCGCCTGCACGCCACCGCAGCCGTAGTGCCCGCAGACGATGACGTCGCTTACGCGCAAGACCTCGACCGCGTACTGCAAGACCGAGAGGCAGTTTAAGTCGGTGTGGACGACAACGTTGGCGACGTTGCGGTGGACGAAGA
This genomic window contains:
- a CDS encoding RNHCP domain-containing protein, which encodes MRRFIAQGRNTGFSCLHCGLEVPPLAGGGCRNHCPRCLYSLHLDIYPGDRASDCGGLLEPVAVDHSAKKGWLIVSRCRACGALRRNKAALDDPVTPDDYEKLVELSRAPRR
- the can gene encoding carbonate dehydratase, which translates into the protein MNKLEQLLENNRRWAARRLAEDPAFFARLSAQQRPKYLWIGCADSRVPANEIIGLLPGEVFVHRNVANVVVHTDLNCLSVLQYAVEVLRVSDVIVCGHYGCGGVQAALDARQYGLIDNWLRNVRDVSWRYQAELEAAGDGRLDLLCELNVGQQVANVCHTTIVQNAWARSQDLTVHGWIYRLADGLLRDLELNIDGPKQISPVYRMDALDARPQAGR
- a CDS encoding HIT domain-containing protein, translated to MPQEGQEGQETVFSRIIRREVPADILYQDELVTAFRDINPQAPTHVLIVPNKAIASINDASEEDEPVLGRLFTVAARLAREEGVAESGYRVMINCGRDGGQEVYHLHMHLFGGRRLGPMLAK